In Alteromonas sp. V450, the following proteins share a genomic window:
- a CDS encoding ROK family transcriptional regulator, producing the protein MNIESAFHLASQKNAPELLDNRSANERAILTLIRQRIALPKAEIAQLTGLSAQSATVIIKKLESDGLVKRLTPIKGGVGQPKVPFGLNANGAFSIGLKIGRRSFDMTLLDLKGKVKATLNEKFAYPTVSNLLNFAERAFNVLTKSLDTAQQSLVRGLGIAMPFEIWSWAEEAGAPKKELDEWKEFDPQSTLESLLNLPVFIKNDAGAACSAEMSFGNPKRFESFLYIFVGTFLGGGLVLNNQLVNGKTGNAGAIGSLPFFSQNKQRQLIAQSSLYLLERKLNQAGEDANHIYESPSHWQCDESIVEAWIGETAKGLAFASQCAMSLLDLDGVIIDGAIPGNIKELLVEKTQSALKQVDMRGITPARINPGHVGVKAQSIGSANLALQANYY; encoded by the coding sequence TTGAATATTGAATCGGCGTTTCACCTGGCATCACAAAAAAACGCACCAGAGTTACTCGATAATCGCTCAGCGAATGAGCGCGCGATCCTAACCTTAATTCGGCAACGTATTGCATTACCTAAAGCTGAAATTGCACAGCTGACTGGGCTATCGGCGCAATCTGCAACGGTAATTATCAAGAAGTTGGAAAGCGATGGCTTAGTTAAACGCTTAACGCCTATTAAAGGTGGCGTCGGTCAGCCTAAGGTTCCTTTTGGATTGAATGCTAATGGGGCATTCAGCATTGGCCTTAAAATAGGTCGTCGTAGTTTTGATATGACCTTACTCGACTTAAAAGGCAAGGTTAAAGCAACGCTGAACGAAAAGTTTGCCTATCCAACGGTAAGCAATCTACTTAACTTCGCAGAGCGGGCATTCAATGTTTTAACTAAAAGCTTAGATACAGCGCAACAAAGCCTGGTGAGAGGGTTAGGCATAGCTATGCCTTTTGAAATTTGGAGTTGGGCAGAAGAAGCTGGCGCACCGAAAAAAGAGTTAGACGAATGGAAAGAGTTTGACCCGCAATCCACACTTGAAAGTTTATTAAACCTACCGGTTTTTATTAAAAATGACGCGGGGGCCGCATGCAGCGCGGAAATGTCTTTTGGCAATCCAAAGCGCTTTGAGAGTTTTTTATACATTTTTGTTGGTACGTTTTTAGGCGGTGGCCTGGTACTCAACAACCAGCTTGTCAATGGCAAAACAGGTAATGCTGGTGCTATCGGTTCTTTACCTTTTTTTAGTCAAAATAAGCAGCGCCAGTTAATTGCGCAGTCTTCGCTTTATCTATTGGAAAGAAAGCTCAATCAAGCAGGTGAAGATGCCAATCACATCTATGAGTCGCCTTCGCATTGGCAATGTGATGAGTCTATTGTAGAGGCTTGGATAGGCGAAACGGCCAAAGGGCTTGCGTTTGCTTCACAGTGCGCAATGAGCCTTTTAGACTTAGATGGCGTAATTATTGACGGCGCAATACCCGGCAATATCAAAGAATTATTGGTTGAAAAAACCCAAAGCGCGTTGAAGCAGGTAGATATGCGCGGGATTACACCTGCGCGAATTAATCCGGGACATGTTGGCGTCAAAGCCCAATCTATTGGAAGCGCGAATTTAGCGCTTCAGGCTAACTATTATTAA
- a CDS encoding homocysteine S-methyltransferase family protein produces MTVSNTAIHILDGGMGRELEKVGAPFKQPEWSALALMQAPELVREVHTHFLNAGATVITTNAYALVPFHIGETAFNEQAFSLAESAAKLAREAVTFQQHKSDKLSVAGCVPPAFGSYRPDLFDAGRVAEILTPLIKAQAPFVDIWLIETACSIEEANAVVSLIKNLSSLPIWLSFSLQNRASSNEPMTLRSGEPLEKITPLLSHVDSVLFNCSQPEEMETALAITRQLNENIATGAYANSFSERKRQHEANAILSELRNDITPERYADYAQSWIAAGASIIGGCCGIGPEHIKAISDSIKL; encoded by the coding sequence ATGACAGTAAGTAATACAGCGATTCATATTTTAGATGGTGGCATGGGTCGCGAACTTGAAAAGGTTGGTGCGCCTTTTAAACAACCAGAATGGTCAGCGCTGGCACTGATGCAAGCCCCTGAGCTAGTGCGAGAGGTACACACCCACTTTCTAAATGCTGGTGCCACTGTCATTACTACAAATGCCTATGCCCTCGTTCCATTTCATATTGGTGAAACCGCGTTTAACGAACAAGCATTTTCGCTGGCCGAGTCAGCGGCTAAGCTAGCAAGGGAAGCCGTCACTTTTCAGCAGCATAAAAGCGATAAGTTGTCGGTCGCGGGCTGTGTGCCACCAGCCTTTGGCTCGTACCGTCCAGACTTATTCGATGCGGGTCGAGTGGCCGAAATTTTAACACCGCTGATTAAAGCACAAGCCCCTTTTGTAGATATTTGGCTTATTGAAACGGCTTGCTCTATTGAAGAAGCTAATGCTGTAGTTTCATTAATAAAGAATCTTTCTTCCCTTCCTATATGGCTGTCATTTTCTTTGCAAAACAGAGCGTCGTCCAATGAGCCTATGACTCTTCGCTCAGGCGAGCCGCTAGAAAAAATAACGCCGTTATTGAGCCATGTTGATAGCGTGCTATTTAATTGTTCACAGCCAGAGGAAATGGAAACTGCACTGGCAATTACGCGACAGTTGAATGAAAACATTGCTACTGGTGCATACGCCAATAGCTTTTCAGAAAGAAAGCGTCAGCATGAAGCTAACGCAATTTTGTCAGAGTTGCGCAACGATATAACACCAGAGCGCTATGCGGATTACGCTCAATCATGGATAGCGGCAGGCGCCAGTATTATTGGAGGTTGTTGCGGCATAGGCCCTGAGCATATTAAAGCCATAAGTGATAGCATAAAACTTTAA
- a CDS encoding LysR family transcriptional regulator, translated as MDIEDLRKFIVVAQHENLNKASMHLSVTTGALSKVVKRIEQKLESQLFDRVGKHIRLNQRGNKFLLYATHLVHEADQALSEFRGNTALYNITVSGPSLLLQYYLPTLLAKPSSVQDRFHVNINACWEGKALESVSRGGSDVAIATSFAMEEREQDPSLHRISLGSSTYVVAAAKNHPAVAEAKNSTLTSQSLYAYAFACPDVSPFCGIKRGIGSDGWRDDKAPRSIHYRCNDFGTLLSIVRQGLALAYVPDFIAKSHDLTCVSVSDYDFCHEEHFELIYKPSMASGWLNRFVDSVKRVI; from the coding sequence ATGGATATTGAAGACTTAAGAAAGTTTATTGTTGTTGCGCAACATGAGAATTTGAACAAAGCATCTATGCATTTATCAGTCACCACAGGCGCATTGTCTAAAGTGGTGAAAAGGATAGAACAAAAGTTAGAAAGCCAATTGTTTGACCGAGTAGGTAAGCATATTCGACTCAACCAACGGGGAAACAAATTCCTTCTTTATGCCACTCATCTTGTGCACGAAGCCGATCAGGCGCTCAGTGAGTTTAGGGGCAATACTGCTTTATATAACATTACTGTTTCTGGCCCATCGCTCTTGCTTCAATATTATTTGCCAACTTTGCTTGCTAAACCATCCTCTGTACAAGATCGTTTTCACGTTAATATCAATGCTTGCTGGGAAGGGAAAGCGCTGGAAAGCGTTTCTAGAGGGGGAAGCGACGTGGCTATTGCCACCTCTTTTGCAATGGAAGAACGAGAGCAAGACCCGTCATTACATCGCATATCATTAGGGTCGTCTACCTATGTGGTTGCAGCCGCAAAAAATCACCCTGCGGTAGCTGAAGCAAAAAACAGTACATTAACAAGTCAAAGTTTGTACGCTTATGCTTTTGCTTGCCCTGACGTTTCACCTTTTTGTGGAATAAAGCGGGGTATAGGTTCTGATGGGTGGCGAGACGACAAAGCCCCCCGCTCCATACACTATCGATGTAATGATTTTGGCACCCTGCTGTCTATTGTCAGGCAAGGGCTGGCTTTGGCCTACGTACCTGACTTCATAGCGAAAAGCCATGATCTTACTTGCGTGTCCGTATCAGATTATGACTTTTGCCATGAAGAGCATTTTGAGTTGATTTACAAACCGAGTATGGCATCAGGCTGGCTCAATCGGTTTGTCGATTCAGTTAAACGCGTTATTTAG
- a CDS encoding glutathione S-transferase family protein: MIDLYTAATPNGWKASVALEEMGLEYTAHAVNLMKGEQKTPEFLAMNPNGRIPVIIDREADGHVVFESGAIMVYLAEKTGMFLPSDAKHKSQVMQWLMFQMGGIGPMMGQANVFHRYLEEKIPVAIARYQNEVRRLFTVLDGRLENREYLVDDYSIADMANWCWVRTYEWSGVSIEGLDNLIRWKNSIEARPAARRGVEVPNKIDKEALLKGAKNVVTK; encoded by the coding sequence ATGATAGATTTATACACTGCCGCTACGCCGAACGGCTGGAAGGCCTCGGTAGCGCTTGAAGAAATGGGGCTTGAATATACCGCCCATGCTGTAAATTTAATGAAGGGCGAGCAGAAAACCCCAGAGTTTTTGGCAATGAACCCCAATGGACGTATACCGGTTATTATTGATAGGGAGGCCGACGGTCACGTGGTTTTTGAGTCTGGCGCTATCATGGTTTATCTGGCTGAAAAGACGGGAATGTTTTTACCCAGTGACGCCAAGCATAAAAGCCAGGTTATGCAGTGGCTCATGTTTCAAATGGGCGGCATTGGACCTATGATGGGCCAAGCAAACGTGTTCCACCGTTATTTAGAAGAAAAAATCCCAGTGGCGATTGCCCGTTATCAAAATGAAGTGCGCCGCCTATTTACTGTGCTTGATGGGAGGCTAGAAAATCGAGAGTATTTGGTTGACGACTATAGTATTGCTGACATGGCGAACTGGTGTTGGGTGCGTACCTACGAATGGTCTGGCGTTAGCATTGAAGGCTTGGACAACCTAATACGTTGGAAGAACAGTATTGAAGCGAGACCTGCAGCAAGGCGTGGCGTAGAAGTGCCCAATAAAATTGATAAAGAGGCGCTTCTTAAAGGCGCCAAAAATGTGGTTACTAAATAA
- a CDS encoding glutathione S-transferase family protein: MKIYETKTAPNPRRVRMFLAEKGINAEYVQVDIQKGENLSAEMRAKNPLGKIPILELDDGTCIAETDAICTYFEALQPEPPLMGTTPVEKATISMWQRQVEFAFMMQIGMCFQHTTGYFKDRMTPVPEYGKEAGINASKYLNILERRLGVKEYIAGDTFSIADITALCAMDFARVVKIRMTEEHVNLARWYEAVSNRESAKA; this comes from the coding sequence ATGAAAATCTACGAAACGAAAACGGCACCCAACCCGCGTCGAGTACGTATGTTTTTAGCCGAAAAAGGTATTAACGCTGAATATGTTCAGGTCGACATCCAAAAAGGTGAAAACCTAAGTGCTGAAATGCGTGCTAAAAACCCGTTGGGAAAAATACCCATTCTAGAGCTAGATGACGGCACTTGCATCGCAGAAACCGATGCCATTTGCACATACTTTGAAGCACTGCAACCAGAGCCCCCACTAATGGGAACAACGCCCGTTGAAAAAGCCACAATATCCATGTGGCAGCGCCAGGTAGAGTTCGCTTTCATGATGCAAATTGGCATGTGCTTCCAGCATACAACAGGATACTTTAAAGATCGCATGACTCCCGTACCGGAATATGGCAAAGAAGCGGGTATCAACGCGTCTAAATACCTCAATATCTTAGAGCGACGACTTGGTGTAAAAGAATATATCGCAGGGGATACTTTCTCTATCGCAGACATAACGGCGTTATGCGCTATGGATTTCGCCCGAGTGGTAAAAATCCGTATGACCGAGGAACACGTTAATTTAGCGCGCTGGTATGAGGCAGTGAGTAACAGAGAGAGTGCAAAAGCCTAA
- a CDS encoding lipase secretion chaperone, whose product MATRKKRRVYPILGGLLALLVLAAIFYVQSFFKTATLNQNSLADIPENASEKAHEKSHLHHERSVIKGQLQNEPTTAGKGLIPFKLDYSTKDSFDRFIFMRTTEEPHGVKLAYSTHASAVFTPGTQAVATDLFVRYVDYKVALSSIEVEVDLASHSLQDVSYKLDEREGIRRTYFNDTEYHYLFSQEAQVDEAALARLQLAQESTLSRDERKALIIESLETGNQAERDVFQPTLNMHRINEIKRSYTNVNDRYNAVAAEFGSEIADRFATTWEKQAHWESKIADYEKYRDKLSKQAIAASELESALREYQSVHFTDNEIKRLKVITGS is encoded by the coding sequence GTGGCGACGCGTAAAAAGCGCCGTGTCTATCCAATATTAGGAGGGCTTCTGGCCCTCTTGGTATTGGCCGCAATTTTTTATGTTCAATCTTTCTTTAAAACAGCAACCCTTAATCAAAATTCATTGGCAGACATTCCTGAGAATGCTAGTGAAAAAGCGCATGAAAAAAGTCATCTTCATCATGAACGTTCAGTAATCAAAGGACAGTTGCAAAATGAGCCTACTACCGCGGGTAAAGGGCTTATCCCGTTCAAGCTTGATTACTCAACCAAAGATAGCTTCGATCGCTTTATATTTATGCGTACCACAGAGGAACCACACGGGGTTAAGCTTGCTTATTCAACCCATGCAAGCGCTGTTTTCACGCCGGGTACGCAGGCAGTGGCGACTGATCTATTTGTTCGTTACGTAGATTATAAAGTGGCGCTTTCTTCAATCGAAGTAGAGGTCGACTTGGCTAGCCATAGCTTGCAAGACGTGTCTTATAAGCTTGACGAGCGCGAAGGGATAAGACGCACTTACTTCAACGACACTGAGTACCATTACCTATTTAGCCAAGAAGCGCAGGTGGACGAAGCGGCGCTAGCGCGTTTACAACTTGCTCAGGAAAGTACGCTATCCAGGGATGAAAGAAAAGCGCTTATTATTGAGTCACTAGAAACAGGTAATCAAGCCGAGCGCGACGTTTTTCAGCCAACATTGAACATGCATCGCATTAACGAAATAAAGCGTAGCTACACGAATGTTAACGACAGATACAATGCTGTGGCGGCAGAGTTTGGTAGTGAAATCGCAGACCGTTTTGCTACAACTTGGGAAAAGCAGGCTCATTGGGAAAGCAAGATTGCTGACTATGAAAAGTATCGCGACAAATTATCGAAGCAGGCGATTGCGGCTAGTGAGTTAGAAAGCGCGCTACGGGAATATCAGTCTGTACACTTCACCGATAATGAAATAAAGCGTCTTAAAGTCATCACAGGTTCCTAA
- a CDS encoding triacylglycerol lipase, producing the protein MRKSKNKRARNALIVSLLAMFAGMSVFVGGAGQAFAGTYAKTNHPIVLVHGLFGFEDILFVDYFYKVPHKLTRNGAVVYIAEVSPANSTEVRGEQLLEYIDEVLALSGAEKVNLIGHSHGGPTARYAASVAPDKVASVSSVAGVNWGSKVADELRDALAEDSLGEKATGTVVNAFANLIEIASGSDPRDKPTDSVAALNSLSTEGSVAFNKKYPEGMPTAYCRNDGKMLAENGVYYFSWSGGRTYTNALDVVDPFLAITGTAFKEPNDGLVSTCSSHLGKVLKDNYKMNHLDEVNQSFGITHWFETDPVDVFVRQANRLKRLGL; encoded by the coding sequence ATGAGAAAATCCAAAAATAAAAGAGCAAGGAATGCTCTCATTGTTTCCCTGCTTGCAATGTTTGCAGGCATGAGTGTATTTGTTGGAGGAGCAGGACAAGCCTTCGCAGGTACATATGCAAAAACGAATCACCCAATAGTATTGGTGCACGGCCTTTTCGGCTTTGAAGATATACTATTTGTCGATTATTTCTACAAAGTTCCACACAAACTTACCCGTAACGGTGCTGTTGTATACATTGCTGAGGTTTCACCAGCAAACTCAACAGAAGTGCGAGGCGAGCAATTACTGGAGTACATCGATGAGGTACTCGCCTTATCGGGTGCTGAAAAGGTTAACCTTATCGGACACAGCCATGGCGGCCCCACAGCACGATATGCAGCAAGCGTCGCTCCTGACAAAGTAGCATCAGTAAGCTCGGTTGCTGGGGTCAACTGGGGTAGCAAAGTGGCCGACGAACTACGCGATGCCCTTGCTGAAGACTCGTTAGGAGAAAAAGCCACAGGTACGGTGGTAAATGCGTTTGCAAACCTTATCGAGATAGCATCTGGATCTGATCCGAGAGACAAGCCGACAGATTCAGTTGCAGCACTGAATTCATTGTCGACCGAAGGCTCAGTAGCTTTCAATAAGAAATACCCAGAAGGCATGCCTACGGCTTACTGTCGTAATGACGGAAAGATGCTAGCTGAAAACGGCGTATACTATTTTTCGTGGAGTGGCGGCAGAACCTATACTAACGCTCTTGACGTAGTTGACCCGTTTCTTGCCATTACTGGCACTGCATTTAAAGAGCCAAATGATGGTTTAGTCTCAACGTGTAGTTCCCATCTTGGTAAGGTGCTAAAAGACAATTATAAAATGAATCACCTAGATGAAGTGAACCAGAGTTTTGGAATTACGCACTGGTTTGAGACTGACCCCGTTGACGTTTTTGTCCGTCAGGCGAATCGTTTAAAAAGATTGGGTCTATAG
- the ubiG gene encoding bifunctional 2-polyprenyl-6-hydroxyphenol methylase/3-demethylubiquinol 3-O-methyltransferase UbiG encodes MLDKSKKTGGNNFSEQEISRFDALAESWWDPKGKYKTALEFNRARLDVIKTQIESHFGKGNLPPDYSALSIIDIGSGGGLISEPLARLGAQVTGIDASAVSVEVAKRHAQKNGVEVTYRHMLSSEIVEEGLQYDVVINAEVVEHVPDQQQLIQECASLVKPGGLLILATLNRTLKSYVIAILGAEYVMRYLPVGTHDWQKFVKPSELERWVGDDFTLKHQIGMKLNPFKGMWLTTSSLAVNFIQAYSKKK; translated from the coding sequence GTGCTAGATAAAAGTAAAAAAACTGGCGGAAATAACTTTTCTGAACAAGAGATTTCGCGTTTTGATGCGTTAGCTGAGTCTTGGTGGGACCCGAAAGGAAAATACAAAACAGCCCTTGAATTTAACCGTGCGCGGCTGGATGTGATAAAAACACAAATAGAGAGTCACTTTGGCAAAGGGAACTTACCCCCCGACTATTCCGCGTTGTCTATTATTGATATTGGCAGCGGGGGCGGACTTATTAGTGAACCGCTGGCTAGATTGGGAGCGCAGGTGACGGGTATAGACGCCAGCGCGGTGAGCGTGGAAGTGGCAAAACGTCATGCGCAAAAAAATGGCGTTGAGGTTACCTACCGGCATATGCTTTCCAGTGAGATAGTAGAAGAAGGTTTACAGTATGATGTCGTGATCAATGCTGAAGTAGTGGAGCATGTTCCCGACCAGCAGCAGCTTATTCAAGAATGTGCCAGTTTAGTAAAGCCTGGTGGTTTACTGATTTTGGCAACGTTAAATAGAACGCTAAAAAGCTATGTTATTGCTATTTTAGGCGCTGAATACGTAATGCGTTACTTACCTGTGGGAACCCATGATTGGCAAAAATTTGTAAAGCCAAGTGAATTAGAAAGGTGGGTCGGAGATGATTTTACGCTGAAGCACCAAATAGGTATGAAGCTCAACCCGTTTAAGGGAATGTGGCTAACCACTTCAAGCCTTGCGGTAAACTTCATTCAAGCATATTCCAAAAAGAAATAG
- a CDS encoding DUF2237 family protein → MANAKNVYGRPLQLCCGNTGFTREGFCYVPDADVGNHSVCAVVTDEFLQFSLRQGNDLITPWPSMSFPGLLAGDRWCLCAARWLQAYEAGVAPKVRLEATHEKALDIIPLSLLEEYAAD, encoded by the coding sequence TTGGCGAACGCAAAAAATGTTTATGGTCGTCCGCTCCAGCTGTGTTGTGGAAATACTGGGTTTACTCGAGAAGGTTTTTGTTATGTACCCGATGCTGATGTCGGTAATCACAGCGTGTGCGCGGTTGTCACCGACGAATTTCTTCAATTCTCGTTACGTCAAGGCAATGATCTTATTACACCGTGGCCGAGCATGTCATTTCCAGGGCTACTGGCTGGTGACAGATGGTGTCTGTGTGCAGCTCGCTGGCTACAGGCTTACGAGGCAGGTGTAGCGCCGAAAGTACGCTTAGAAGCCACGCATGAAAAAGCGCTAGACATCATTCCCCTTTCACTACTAGAAGAATATGCCGCAGATTAA
- a CDS encoding aldehyde dehydrogenase family protein codes for MLKDSYPYYLASEPKYANTDLKVTNKYTQEVATKVALADADTIDKAIAAAEKAQPAMAAMAPYERQAVLEHCVKRFTERADELAQALCIEAGKPIKDAKGEVSRLIDTFKIAAEESVRINGEVVNLEISARAKGYQGMTKKVPIGPCSFISPFNFPLNLAAHKVAPAIAAGCTFVLKPASRTPIGALIIGEVLAETDLPKGAFSILPCSRDGADLFTTDERLKLLSFTGSPDVGWALKAKAGKKPVVLELGGNAACVIDEDADIEDAIDRVIIGAYYQSGQSCISVQRLLVHSKIYEEFKSRYVERVKALVSGDPSNEDTFIGPMISEGEAERLYSWIKEAKEKGATILCGGTRDGAMLEATVMENVPKDCDASAEEAFGPLSILVPFDDYDEALNEVNNSRYGLQAGVFTRDIYKAHKAWDVLEVGGVVIGDVPSWRVDNMPYGGVKDSGLGREGIRYAIEDMSETRLMVIRTPQ; via the coding sequence ATGTTAAAGGATAGCTATCCCTATTATTTAGCGAGCGAGCCAAAATACGCGAATACCGACTTAAAAGTGACAAACAAATATACCCAAGAAGTGGCAACTAAGGTTGCACTGGCAGATGCGGATACCATCGATAAGGCCATTGCCGCCGCAGAAAAAGCCCAGCCTGCGATGGCAGCTATGGCCCCGTATGAAAGGCAAGCGGTGTTAGAGCACTGTGTAAAACGCTTTACTGAAAGGGCCGATGAGTTGGCTCAAGCGCTTTGTATTGAGGCTGGAAAGCCAATTAAAGATGCAAAGGGTGAAGTTAGCCGGCTTATCGACACCTTTAAAATAGCAGCTGAAGAATCCGTTCGCATTAATGGCGAGGTGGTGAACTTAGAGATATCGGCAAGAGCCAAAGGCTATCAGGGCATGACCAAGAAGGTCCCCATAGGTCCGTGTTCATTTATATCGCCGTTTAACTTTCCTCTTAACCTAGCGGCGCACAAAGTGGCGCCTGCCATTGCTGCGGGTTGCACCTTCGTGCTCAAGCCTGCTTCGCGTACGCCTATTGGTGCACTTATTATCGGTGAAGTATTGGCGGAAACTGATTTGCCTAAAGGCGCGTTTTCAATTTTGCCGTGTAGCCGTGATGGCGCTGATTTATTTACCACCGATGAAAGACTAAAGCTGCTTAGCTTTACGGGTTCACCTGATGTTGGCTGGGCGCTTAAAGCTAAGGCCGGAAAGAAGCCAGTGGTATTAGAGCTTGGCGGTAATGCTGCATGTGTAATTGACGAAGATGCCGATATTGAAGACGCCATCGACCGTGTAATAATTGGAGCTTACTATCAATCAGGTCAAAGCTGTATTAGCGTTCAGCGACTACTGGTGCACAGCAAAATATACGAAGAATTCAAGTCGCGCTATGTAGAAAGAGTAAAGGCGCTTGTTTCTGGTGACCCTTCAAACGAAGATACTTTTATTGGCCCTATGATCTCAGAAGGTGAAGCAGAGCGCCTTTATAGCTGGATTAAAGAGGCAAAAGAAAAAGGGGCAACCATTTTGTGTGGTGGTACCCGTGACGGTGCTATGCTTGAGGCTACGGTAATGGAAAATGTACCGAAAGATTGCGATGCCAGTGCCGAGGAAGCTTTTGGGCCATTGTCTATCCTAGTACCGTTTGATGATTATGACGAAGCACTTAATGAGGTGAACAACAGCCGATATGGGCTACAAGCTGGCGTGTTTACTCGCGACATATACAAAGCCCACAAAGCATGGGATGTGCTTGAGGTTGGCGGTGTGGTGATCGGAGATGTACCTAGCTGGCGGGTCGACAACATGCCCTATGGTGGCGTTAAAGACTCAGGTCTGGGGCGCGAAGGTATTCGCTACGCGATAGAGGATATGTCTGAAACTCGACTTATGGTTATTCGTACGCCTCAGTAA
- a CDS encoding acetolactate synthase large subunit — protein sequence MKASDLFVKALEAEGVEYVFGIPGEENLDLLESLRESSIKLVLTRHEQGAGFMAATYGRLTGKVGVCLSTLGPGATNLVTPAAYAQLGAMPMLMITGQKPIKTSKQGRFQVIDIVDMMRPITKFTNQIVSGDRIPSTVREAFRLASEERPGAVHIELPEDIAAEQTSAQLLTPSKTRRPIAEYKAISSAITMIEEAQSPLLLIGAGANRKLTAKMLREFVDKTCIPFVTTQMGKGVLNESDPRFAGNTALSDGDFVHRAIERADLIINVGHDVVEKPPFFMHHNDKKVIHVNFDAAAVDPVYFPQLEVVGDIANSIWQIKEGITPQDNWTLDFYKDVHQAYVEHRAEAEDDNRFPILPERLVRDIRKVMPDNGIVTLDNGVYKIWFARNYPAYHPNTLLLDNALASMGAGLPSAIAAKLVKPDVPVLSVCGDGGFMMNSQEIETAVRLKLDLVVIILRDDAYGMIKWKQANMQFDEFGLDYGNPNFVKYAQSYGAQGWRVDDADVLIHMVDKCLNTKGVHIIDCPVDYSMNDKTLNQTIKALSAKL from the coding sequence ATGAAAGCGTCCGACTTATTTGTGAAAGCGTTAGAAGCTGAAGGTGTGGAATACGTGTTTGGTATTCCCGGCGAAGAAAACCTCGATTTATTAGAGTCATTGCGTGAGTCATCCATTAAGTTGGTCCTCACTCGCCATGAACAAGGGGCCGGTTTTATGGCCGCCACCTATGGCAGGCTAACGGGGAAAGTAGGCGTTTGTCTGTCCACCTTAGGGCCTGGCGCTACTAACTTAGTGACTCCTGCTGCCTACGCTCAGCTAGGTGCAATGCCCATGCTTATGATTACGGGGCAAAAGCCAATCAAAACCAGCAAGCAAGGCCGTTTCCAAGTTATCGATATCGTGGATATGATGCGTCCCATCACCAAATTCACCAATCAGATAGTGAGTGGAGACCGAATTCCCTCTACCGTTCGAGAGGCCTTTCGCTTGGCGTCAGAAGAACGCCCTGGCGCAGTGCACATAGAGTTACCAGAGGATATTGCGGCTGAGCAAACCAGTGCGCAGCTTTTAACACCAAGCAAGACGCGCAGGCCTATTGCTGAGTACAAAGCTATTTCCTCGGCTATCACCATGATTGAAGAAGCTCAGTCACCCTTGTTGTTGATTGGCGCAGGCGCCAATAGAAAGCTCACTGCCAAAATGCTTAGGGAATTTGTTGATAAAACCTGTATTCCATTTGTCACTACTCAAATGGGTAAGGGCGTGCTGAATGAAAGTGACCCCCGCTTTGCCGGAAATACGGCGTTATCTGACGGCGACTTTGTTCACCGAGCTATAGAACGGGCTGACCTTATTATTAACGTTGGCCATGATGTAGTAGAAAAACCACCGTTTTTTATGCATCACAACGACAAAAAAGTTATTCACGTTAACTTTGATGCCGCAGCTGTCGACCCGGTTTATTTCCCACAGCTTGAAGTCGTTGGCGACATTGCCAACAGTATTTGGCAAATAAAAGAAGGCATTACACCGCAGGATAACTGGACGCTAGATTTTTACAAGGACGTTCATCAAGCCTATGTTGAGCACCGTGCAGAAGCAGAAGATGACAACCGATTCCCCATTTTACCGGAACGTTTGGTTCGGGATATTCGAAAGGTAATGCCAGACAATGGTATCGTGACCCTAGACAACGGCGTTTATAAAATTTGGTTTGCGAGAAACTACCCTGCTTATCACCCCAATACACTGCTATTAGATAATGCACTAGCTTCAATGGGAGCAGGCCTACCCTCAGCTATCGCTGCAAAGCTTGTTAAGCCAGACGTGCCCGTATTAAGCGTTTGTGGTGACGGCGGCTTTATGATGAACAGCCAAGAAATCGAGACCGCTGTCAGGCTAAAGCTAGACCTTGTGGTGATCATCTTGCGTGATGATGCGTACGGAATGATTAAGTGGAAGCAAGCAAACATGCAGTTTGACGAGTTTGGCTTAGATTACGGTAATCCCAACTTTGTTAAATACGCACAAAGTTATGGTGCGCAAGGGTGGAGAGTTGATGATGCTGACGTGCTCATTCACATGGTGGATAAGTGTTTGAACACAAAAGGCGTGCATATTATCGATTGTCCAGTTGATTACAGTATGAATGACAAAACGCTTAATCAAACGATTAAAGCGTTAAGCGCCAAGCTTTAA